A window of Geothrix edaphica genomic DNA:
GACCACTGTCAGCGCCTGGGAGTTGAACAAGCCCGCCAAGCTGGCGGGCCCATCACTGGTGGCGCTGGCCAAACTCCTTCAGACAAGTCCGGAAGCGATCCTCACTGGGAAAGGGTGGGCGCTTCCCTCAGCAGAACCCGGCGGTGAAGGCAGCGACAGGGTGGCAGAGTCTTACGCCGATGATCTGGTCCACCTGCCGCCGTCTCGGGCGAGTGAGGGGCAGGCCATCTGGATTCCGCGCGAAGCGCCTGGTGATTTCGAGGAGATGAAGGCAACCCTCATCCTGGCGAAGCTCAAGAAAGCCCTTGCCGAAAAACGGCCAGTTTGGGTGATCGTCGGGCAGTAAGAGCACGATTGGAAATCGTGTAACCACTGGTCAGGGCTGCTTCTTCTGTCTAGTGACCCCTTGCCACGGACCTTGAAGACCCTATCTTCCGAGCGCAGGGCCCTGGCTTGGCCAAGCAGAAGCCGGAGGTGCCATGACCAAGACCTTCGAATCGCTGATCCCGAGCATCGAGGCGCGGGAATCGGGCTGGATGCGGATCCGGGAGCGCCTCGCGCACCCCCACCAGGTGCCGTCCCATCCCTCCGTCACCATCTCCAGGCAGTACGGGTGCGAGGGCTACTCCCTGGCCCAGCGCCTGAAGGTGCTCCTGGAAGAGGCCTCGGGCCAGTCCTGGAACCTGTTCGACAAGGCCCTTGTGGACAAGGTCGCGTCCGACGAGCGCCTCTCCCGCCAGCTCCTGGGGCACCTGGGGGACGAGAGCCACGCCCAGGATGTCCTCCGGGCCCACTTCGGCCACCTCACCCACGATGACGCCTACGCCAAGCTGGTGGAGCACCTCGTCCAGATCGCCACGGCCGGTTGCGCGATCATCGTCGGCCGCGGCGGCGCCGTCGTCTGCCAGGACCTGAAGAACTGCTTCCACTTCCGCCTGGAGGGCAGCTTCGACTTCCGGGTCGCGACCCTCGCCCGCCGCCTCGAGGTGTCTCCGGCCGAGGCGGAGAAGCTGGTGCGCACCCAGTCGAAGCTCCGGGAGAAGTTCATCGGCGAGTGCCTGCACGCCGACATCACCGCCCCCCACTGGTACGACGCCGTGTTCAACAACGAGCGCCAGAAAGTGGAGACCATCGCCCAAGCCTGCCTGCGCATCGTGATCTCCGGCTGGCCCGACCAGGACTGCTTCAAGCACGATCCCCTGCGGGCGGTCGTGGCGGCCCGCAGCTGATCCGGGCCAGGGTTTGGGCCATGGTCTGGGCCTGGCACGTCGGGCAGTGGCCCGCGCAGGTCCAGGAGCAGACCGGGCGCGTCGCCTTCGGCGCCGGGGGCGGGGCGGGAACGGTCGCGGCCATGGCCATACGATAGCGCCGCCTGCCCGGGCTTGGCCCTACCTGCACGCCAGCCGTGATTTCGATTCCCCTCGGGACATGAAAAAGGCCCGGCTTGCGCCGGGCCGTGTTGGTAGTCCCAAGGGGAATCGAACCCCTGTTCCCGCCGTGAGAGGGCGGTGTACTAACCGCTATACGATGGGACCATCAAACAAGTTGTGAGTGGTTGGGGAGGAAGGATTTGAACCCTCACCTGACGGTACCAGAAACCGTTGTCCTACCATTAGACCACTCCCCAACGAGTGGAAGATTCAATGTACCAGATGTTGGGCAAAAGACAAGAGGTGGTTCTGGCGGTGGGGATGTAGTCTTCCGGACAAATGAGGACCTCCTGGAGGATCCATGACGCGCAAACGTCCTGCCTCGCCTCCCCCCCCGCAGGCACCCGTGACCGCGGACATGCCCACGATCGCGGGGCTCCTGGCGGGGGACGAGGAGCCCACCGCCCCGTCGGAGTGGGCCCTGGTGGCCTACGCGGGGGCCGCCCTGGGGCGGATCTTCCCCCTGCGCTCCGGGGCCTCGCTCATCGGCCGGGCGCCGGATGTGCAGGTGGCCCTGCTGGATGGGGAGGTGAGCCGCCACCACGCCCGGATCGCCCTGACCGGCGGTCAGGTGTGGCTGGAGGATCTCGGGTCCACCAACGGGACCCTGGTGAACGGCGAGCGGGCTGATGGCGTGGTGATGCTCCGGGCCGGGGACCGCCTGACCTTCGGCGGCCACGTGCTCAAGGTGGTGGCCATGGACCCTCTCGAACGCGCCTTCCACGAGACCCTGCTCGACCTCAGCACCAAGGATCCGCTCACGGGCCTGGCCAACCGGACCCGCGCCCTGGGGGAGTTCCAGACCCGCTTCGGCCTCAGCGTGCGCTACCGCCGGCCCCTGTCGGTGCTGATGTGCGATCTGGACCACTTCAAGCAGATCAACGACGCGCACGGCCACGGCGCCGGGGATTTCGTGCTCCAGATTTTCGGCGAGCGCCTCCGGGCCACCCTGCGCGAGGCGGATGTGGCCGGCCGCATCGGCGGCGAGGAGTTCCTGGTGATCCTCCCGGAGACGGACCTGAATGGCGCCCAGCCCTTCGCCGAGCGGCTCCGGAAGGCCATCGCCGCCGCCCCCGTGCCCCTGCCCGGGTGCGATCTGGAGGTCACGTGCAGCCTCGGCATCGCCGAGCGTGTCCCCGGGGATCTGGATGCGGGCCACATGCTCGCCCGCGCCGATGCGGGCCTCTACCGGGCCAAGATGGAGGGGCGGAACCGCGTCTGCGTGGGCTGAGCGCGCCGGCCCGCCCCCCTTCCGGCGCCTGGTGTCGCCGCCGGCCCGCCCGGGCTACCATGGGCGCTTCCCGGTGGAGGCGCGGATGGTCCTGTTCTTCCTCATCATGGCCTTCGCCATCGGGCTGGCCGTCCCCCTCCAGTCGGCGGTCAACAACGCGCTGAGGGCCTCGCTCCACAGTGGCTCCGGGCTGGCGGCCCTGGTGTCCTTCGCCGTGGGCACCCTGGCGCTGCTGGGGGCTTCCGCCCTCGCGGGCCAGCCTTTCGCGTCCCTGGCCGGCCTGCCGCGGGTGCCCTGGTGGCAGTGGCTCGGCGGGTTCCTGGGGGCCTTCTTCGTGTTCGGGACGACCCTCCTGGCCCCCCGCATCGGCCTGGCCGCCATGGTGTCCCTCATCGTGGCGGGTCAGGTGTGCTCGTCCCTCGCCTTCGACCACTTCGGCTGGCTCGGCCTCCCGGTGCGCGGCCTGTCCTGGGTGCGCCTCGCCGGCACCGCGCTCATCCTGGCGGGCGCGGTCCTGGTGAACTTCGGCGACCGCTGGCTGGGGGCCTGGCAGAACCGTTGAAGCTTAGAGGTCAGACCTCTTAGTCCTTCCGCACGCGCTCGGCCACGCGGTCGAGCATGTCCCAAATCTGGTGGCAGTCCTCGCAGGAGGAGCGGGGATCGCCGCAGGGGAAGCCCTCGATGCCGATGCCCTGGCAGCGGGGGGTGCGGAAGAAGAACAGCAGCTCGCCCAGGGAGGTCTGCATGCGGTCGCGGAGGGCCGCGTCCGGAAGGGAGCGCAGATCCTGGATGAGCTTCCACTCGGCGGGGCTGAGCTCGGGGCGGTCGATGGTCTGGGACATGGGGGACTCCGCGCGCCCCCAAGTATACGGAGAACCCCAGAGGGTCCCTAAACTCCCTCCGAAGGCCTTCGTATCACTGGTCACGATCTCTGACATCGCAGGAGGCTTCCATGTCCCTCATCCGTCCCTTCGCCGCGGCTGTGGCCGCCGTCCTCCTCTGGGCCCCGCTCGCGGCGCAGACCCAGGTGGTCCAGCCCGCCAAGGCGGAAAAGACCACCGAGACCCGGACCGTGCCCCTGGCGGCCGGCTCGGCGCTCAAGGTGAAGAACATCAACGGCTTCATCCACGTGGAGGCCTGGGATCGGGAGGAGGTCCAGTTCACGGGCGAGTTCAAGCCCAGCAGCCAGGACGAGCAGGTGAAGGTGGTGATCGAATCCGGCAAGGGTAGTCTGGAAATCCGCGGCGAGTATCCCAAGCACACCGGGTGGGGCCCGTACCGGGGGCCCTCCTGCCAGATGACCCTCAAGGTGCCGCGTCGGGTGGCGCCCTCCCTGGAGAGCGTGAACGGCGAGGTGGCCCTCAGCGGTACCCAGGGCGCCGCCAGACTCACCACCGTCAACGGCGGCGTGCGCGCCACGGAGCTTGGGGAGGACTTGAAGGCCACTACGGTGAACGGCGCCATCACGCTGACGCAGGTGCGCGGGGAGCTGGTGCTTGAAACGGTGAACGGGGCCATCAAGGGCACGGGCCTGGACGGCCAGGGCAAGGGGCTCAAGGCTTCGACGGTCAACGGCTCCATCCACCTCCAGGCCACGGGCCTCAAGGGGCGCCTGCGGGCCAGCACCGTCCATGGCGGCATCACCTTCAAAGCCCAGGGCGCGGAGCAGGTGGAGGTGAAGAAGCACTCCGTCAGCGCGGTCTTCTCCGGCGGCGGCCAGGGCATCGAGCTGGAGACCGTCAACGGCGCGATCACACTGGACTGAGCCGTACCTGCATCTCGAAAAGGGCCGACGCCGCCGGCCCTTTCTGTTGGCAAAAATAAGAGGCGAAGCGCAGGTCATTTGATATCGGATTGACAGGTCTTAATTTTATCGCATCCTGTTCCGGTGGCGGGGACAGACCCCCGCGCATCGGATGGATACCCTGTGAGCGGAAAGCGTCGCCTGATCCTGTTGAGCGTCCTGGCCAGCGTCTTCGCGGGCGTGTTCCTGGGTTCCGGGGCCTACACCTTCGTGTCGGCGAACGGCACCTCGTACCTGTCGAACAACCCCGAAGTCTGCGTGAACTGCCACATCATGCGCACCGAGTACGACAGCTGGCGCCACGGCTCCCACCATGCGGTGGCCGTGTGCAACGACTGCCACCTGCCCCACAGCAATGTCGTGAGCAAGCTCTACGTGAAGGCCAGCAACGGGTACCACCACTCCAAGGCCTTCACGCTACTGAATTTCGCGGAGCCCATCCGCATCAAGCCCGGCAACGCCCAGGTCCTGGAGGACAACTGCCTCCGCTGCCACGGCGAGCTGACGAGCGAGATCACCGCCCACGGCACCCTGGGCGTGCCCACGGACCCGACGCGGAAGGCCGACCTCTACGGCTGCGTGCGCTGCCACCAGGAGGTGGGCCATGGGCCCATGGGCTGATTCCCCGACCATCCATCCAACCCCTGATCTCACCCCTAGGCGCGTGGCCCGCCACGCGGGAGGAACCCCCCGATGAACGACAACCCCACACCGCTGCTCTCCCGTCCGCTGGTCCGGATGGGCCTCATCGCCGCCGGCGCCGCCCTGGCGACGGTGCTCGTGATGGCCCTGTACGCCAGCATCTCCAGCCGCAAGGCCGAAGCGAAGCAGACCAGCTTCAAGCTGGTGGACCTCGACGAGAAGACCGTCGATCCCGCCCAGTGGGGGAAGAACTTCCCCCGCCAGTTCGACGCCTACCTGAAGACCTCGGAGAAGTACAGCACCAAGTACGGCGGCGCCGGCAGCGAGGGCCTGCCCAAGAGCCGCATCAAGGAGGATCCGCGCCTGGTGACGATCTTCGATGGCTACGCCTTCGCCATCGACTTCAACCAGCGCCAGGGCCACGCCTACATGCTGGACGACCAGCGCAACACCAAGCGCGTCACCGAGCGCAAGCAGCCGGGCTCCTGCCTCCACTGCCACGCCTCCAACACCGTGGCCTTCCGCGAGCTCGGCCTGAAGGGCGGAGCTCCGGGCACCCTCGACGAGGCCTTCAGCAGCCCCAATGCCCAGGCCCAGCTGATGGCGGGCTTCGAGGCCCTCTGCAAGATGCCCTACGCCGACGCCACCAAGCTCGTGAAGCATCCCGTCGCCTGCATCGACTGCCACGATCCCAAGAACATGGCCCTGCGTGTCACCAAGCCCGGCTTCATCCGCGGCATCGTGGCCCTGGCCAACAGCGCCGAGCCCGTGCCGCACCTGCCCTCCATCGAGAAGTGGCGCAAGGGCGACAAGTCCGTGGCCTATGATGCCAACCGCGACGCCTCCCGCCAGGAGCTGCGGTCCATGGTGTGCGGCCAGTGCCACGTGGAGTACTACTGCGGCCCCAAGGTCACGCTCTTCTTCCCCTGGAACAAGGGCCTGAAGGTCGAGCAGATCGAGGCCACCTACGACGAGTACAAGTTCCCCGACGGCCACCGCTTCTTCGACTGGCAGCACGCCAAGACCGGCGCCGAGGTCCTCAAGGCCCAGCACCCCGAGTTCGAGATGTGGAGCCAGGGCATCCACGCCCGCTCCGGCGTCTCCTGCGCCGACTGCCACATGCCCTATGTCCGCGAGGGCGCCCTCAAGATCAGCGACCACCAGGTGCGCAGCCCGCTGCTCAACATCTCGCGCTCCTGCCAGACCTGCCACCGCTTCCCCGAGGAGGAGCTGAAGGCCCGCGTCACCTCCATCCAGGACCGCACCAAGGCCCTCATGGACCGCGCCGAGGACGCCGTGGTGAACCTCATCGACGACATCGCCGCCGCCAAGAAGGCCGGCGTGGATGAAGGCAAGCTGAAGCCGATCTACGAGCTCCAGCGCAAGGCCCAGTGGCGCGTGGACTTCGTGAACGCCGAGAACTCCATGGGCTTCCACGCGCCCCAGGAGGTCGCCCGCATCCTCGGCGAGGCCATCGACTACGGCCGCCAGGGCCAGGTGGCCCTCCGCGACCTGGGCGTGCCGAAGGTGGCGAAGAAGTAGCTCCAGTCCGGAAGAGGGAAGCAGGGCCGGCAGCGCCGGCCCTGCTTGTCATCTGGAACCGCTTGACGGCAGGGGACGACCTCCCGAGGCTGGAGCCACCCATCCCAAGCCGTCCGGAGGTCCCATGCCGAAGTTCCTCGTCGTCCCGGCCCTGCTCCGCCTCATCTCCGAGGGCAGCTTCTTCAAGCAGGTCTTCGCCTGGCTGCTGAGGCTGTGGACCGCCGCCGCCGTCGTCGCGGGGATCTGGCTCTCCATCGAGCTGTGGCGGGGCGGGGGCACGAGCAGCCAGGCGGTCTTCGGGCAGCTGGTCTTCCAGGTCGCCCTGGTCGTGGCCACCTACCTCGTGGCCCACCTCAGCTGGGTGCGGGCCCAGGATGTGGCGGCCATGCCCCAGATCGCCGGCGAGGTGATCATCCCCCTCGCGCGCCTGTTGCTGCGGCTGGGTGGGGAGCTCTACGCCAGCCTGCTGGCGGTGATCAGCACGGGTGGGGCCCTCATGATCTGGATCAGCGCGGGCGAAGCCCGCCCGTACCTGGCGGAGCTACGCCTCCTGCTGCCCGGAACGGGGGGCGACCCCTTCCCGGCCGGCCTCGCCATGCTGCTCATCGGCCTCGCCTCCGCCGCCCTGGGCCTGCTGGGCGGCTACCTCGCCTCCGAGCTGCTGGGGCTGCTCTGCGCCATCGAAAGCAACACCCGGGGCGGGAAGCAGATCTGAGCTCTACCGGTAGCGCGCCGCCATGGCCTTCAACGTCGTCGCCAGGTGGGCCCGCAGGGCCTTCGGCACCAGCACCTCCGCCTCGGCGCCCAGCTGGAGGATGTAGCGGGTCGGGCCGTGGAGGTCCGTGGCCAGGAAGCTGAGCAGCACGGTGCCGCCCTTCTCCTTGCGGACTTCGACCCGGGGCAGGGCGGGGGGGGCGTCCAGCAGGGCCTGGGGCCAGTTGGAGCCGCCGACCCGCACCTGCACCTGGAAGGGCGCCGCGGGGCTGAACCAGCCGCCGATCTGCAGGTCCCGGGCCTGTTCCAGGGGGCGCTTGTCGGGGATGAGGCCCCGCTTGGGGAGCGCCTTCGCCTCGACGATGCGGGCCAGGCGGAAGTGCCGGGGCTCCTGCTTGGCGGGGTCCCAGGCCAGGAGGAACGCGCCACCGGAAAACACGTCGTGGGTGAGGGTGAAGGGCACCACCGTGCGGGTGCCGGTGCGGCCCGTGGAGGCGGCGGCGTAGGTCAGTTCCAGCTCGCGGGGGCCCTCAGGATGGCCCAGGGCCATGAGCACCTGGGAGAGCATCTTCGTGTCGAGGGCCTGCTGGTCGTCAGCGCCGCCCCGAACGCACACGTGGGCCTGGAGCGCGTCGAAGAGGTTCCGGTCGCGGCTGCTGAGGTGGCTGTCCGCCAGGGCGCGCAGGCCCTCCAGCTGGTCGTACCACATCTCCGTGGCCGTGCCCTCCAGGGCCATGAGCGCCACCTCCAGGGCCAGGCGGGCGTGGGGCGTGATCTTGCTGTCCCAATCCGGCGCCTTCTCCAGGGTGAAGTGGATGACGGCGGGCCGGCCCTCGCGTTCCTTGCCGAAGCGGGCGCCCTGCTCCTCCAGCAGCACGATGGCGCGGTCCACGGTGCGCATGGCCACCCCGCCCAGCTTCCGGGCCAGGCCGGCCTTGGTGATGCCCCGCTCGCCCGCGTCCCGGATGGCCTCCAGCACCGCCTGGAGCCGCTCGGGCTTGACCAGGCTGCCGCCGTCGGGGCGGGGTGATTCAGGAGTCTTCCGGAACGAGGAACGGGCCATGGCGACCTCCGGGTCCAGGATTGGCCAGAGACTGTCAAAGGGCAAGGGGAAGCCGGGCTTCGCCCGGACAGCCGCTATGATGGGGCATGGACACGTCGGCAACCCCTGACCCTGGATCTTGGGCGAACCTGTTCCGACGAGGCCGGCCCAGGCGGGTGGGCCACTTTCCCATCGATGCCTTTCCAGCGATTCCCGTGAGCGCGCAGGCCGTGCAGGTGCTCTCCGGGCCTCCGGCGTTCCGGTCGGTGCTGCTGGAGCGCATCGCGGGGGCCCGGCACCGCATCATCCTGGTGTGCCTGTATCTCCAGGACGATCCTTCCGGGCGCGAGATCATGGAAGCCCTGTATGCCGCCCACCGGACGAACCCGGGGCTGGACATCCAGGTTCTGGTCGACACGCACCGCGCCCAGCGGGGCCTCATCGGGAAGGCCAAGAGCCCGGGCAATGCCGCCATGTACCGGGATTTCGCCTCCCGGTACGGGCCGGGCGTCCGGATTCTCGGCGTGCCCGTCCAGAGCCGGGAGCTCTTCGGCGTGCTCCACCTGAAGGGGTTCATCTTCGATGACAGCGTGCTGTACAGCGGCGCGAGCCTCAACGATGTGTATCTCGGCCAGGGCGGGCGCTACCGGCTGGACCGGTACCACCTGTTCGAATCCAAGATCCTGGCGGATTGCCTGGCGGATTTCGTCCGCGCCACATTCCTGAACCAGGCCGCCGTGACCTCTCTGAATGATCCAGCCGACGCCGTCGAGGGGGGCTCATCGCACGACCTGAGAACCTTCCGCCGGGGGCTGCGGGCAGCCCAGTACACCTTTGAAGGCG
This region includes:
- a CDS encoding DMT family transporter, which encodes MVLFFLIMAFAIGLAVPLQSAVNNALRASLHSGSGLAALVSFAVGTLALLGASALAGQPFASLAGLPRVPWWQWLGGFLGAFFVFGTTLLAPRIGLAAMVSLIVAGQVCSSLAFDHFGWLGLPVRGLSWVRLAGTALILAGAVLVNFGDRWLGAWQNR
- a CDS encoding GGDEF domain-containing protein, whose amino-acid sequence is MTRKRPASPPPPQAPVTADMPTIAGLLAGDEEPTAPSEWALVAYAGAALGRIFPLRSGASLIGRAPDVQVALLDGEVSRHHARIALTGGQVWLEDLGSTNGTLVNGERADGVVMLRAGDRLTFGGHVLKVVAMDPLERAFHETLLDLSTKDPLTGLANRTRALGEFQTRFGLSVRYRRPLSVLMCDLDHFKQINDAHGHGAGDFVLQIFGERLRATLREADVAGRIGGEEFLVILPETDLNGAQPFAERLRKAIAAAPVPLPGCDLEVTCSLGIAERVPGDLDAGHMLARADAGLYRAKMEGRNRVCVG
- a CDS encoding DUF4097 family beta strand repeat-containing protein is translated as MSLIRPFAAAVAAVLLWAPLAAQTQVVQPAKAEKTTETRTVPLAAGSALKVKNINGFIHVEAWDREEVQFTGEFKPSSQDEQVKVVIESGKGSLEIRGEYPKHTGWGPYRGPSCQMTLKVPRRVAPSLESVNGEVALSGTQGAARLTTVNGGVRATELGEDLKATTVNGAITLTQVRGELVLETVNGAIKGTGLDGQGKGLKASTVNGSIHLQATGLKGRLRASTVHGGITFKAQGAEQVEVKKHSVSAVFSGGGQGIELETVNGAITLD
- a CDS encoding AAA family ATPase, translating into MTKTFESLIPSIEARESGWMRIRERLAHPHQVPSHPSVTISRQYGCEGYSLAQRLKVLLEEASGQSWNLFDKALVDKVASDERLSRQLLGHLGDESHAQDVLRAHFGHLTHDDAYAKLVEHLVQIATAGCAIIVGRGGAVVCQDLKNCFHFRLEGSFDFRVATLARRLEVSPAEAEKLVRTQSKLREKFIGECLHADITAPHWYDAVFNNERQKVETIAQACLRIVISGWPDQDCFKHDPLRAVVAARS
- the pssA gene encoding CDP-diacylglycerol--serine O-phosphatidyltransferase, with the protein product MDTSATPDPGSWANLFRRGRPRRVGHFPIDAFPAIPVSAQAVQVLSGPPAFRSVLLERIAGARHRIILVCLYLQDDPSGREIMEALYAAHRTNPGLDIQVLVDTHRAQRGLIGKAKSPGNAAMYRDFASRYGPGVRILGVPVQSRELFGVLHLKGFIFDDSVLYSGASLNDVYLGQGGRYRLDRYHLFESKILADCLADFVRATFLNQAAVTSLNDPADAVEGGSSHDLRTFRRGLRAAQYTFEGGPVRPGEVAVTPLAGLGAGNRLNETILALLKSTQRKLVIYTPYFNLPGEVRRAVSRQLAQGREVTIVVGDKAANDFFIPPSEPFKVIGLLPYLYEANLRRFTKAHRQAMADGRLKVYLWHHADNTFHMKGLFVDDKIAVVTGNNLNPRAWNLDLENGLVIQDPRGLLRSQHARERASILKHATRLASFQDLETPSAYPPKVQQALRPMNRTRIDRLLNRLL
- a CDS encoding helix-turn-helix transcriptional regulator; this encodes MARSSFRKTPESPRPDGGSLVKPERLQAVLEAIRDAGERGITKAGLARKLGGVAMRTVDRAIVLLEEQGARFGKEREGRPAVIHFTLEKAPDWDSKITPHARLALEVALMALEGTATEMWYDQLEGLRALADSHLSSRDRNLFDALQAHVCVRGGADDQQALDTKMLSQVLMALGHPEGPRELELTYAAASTGRTGTRTVVPFTLTHDVFSGGAFLLAWDPAKQEPRHFRLARIVEAKALPKRGLIPDKRPLEQARDLQIGGWFSPAAPFQVQVRVGGSNWPQALLDAPPALPRVEVRKEKGGTVLLSFLATDLHGPTRYILQLGAEAEVLVPKALRAHLATTLKAMAARYR
- a CDS encoding ammonia-forming cytochrome c nitrite reductase subunit c552, translated to MNDNPTPLLSRPLVRMGLIAAGAALATVLVMALYASISSRKAEAKQTSFKLVDLDEKTVDPAQWGKNFPRQFDAYLKTSEKYSTKYGGAGSEGLPKSRIKEDPRLVTIFDGYAFAIDFNQRQGHAYMLDDQRNTKRVTERKQPGSCLHCHASNTVAFRELGLKGGAPGTLDEAFSSPNAQAQLMAGFEALCKMPYADATKLVKHPVACIDCHDPKNMALRVTKPGFIRGIVALANSAEPVPHLPSIEKWRKGDKSVAYDANRDASRQELRSMVCGQCHVEYYCGPKVTLFFPWNKGLKVEQIEATYDEYKFPDGHRFFDWQHAKTGAEVLKAQHPEFEMWSQGIHARSGVSCADCHMPYVREGALKISDHQVRSPLLNISRSCQTCHRFPEEELKARVTSIQDRTKALMDRAEDAVVNLIDDIAAAKKAGVDEGKLKPIYELQRKAQWRVDFVNAENSMGFHAPQEVARILGEAIDYGRQGQVALRDLGVPKVAKK
- a CDS encoding helix-turn-helix domain-containing protein; its protein translation is MAPRQPSRPGTKGSKAGRSKSRINRQLAKRGKYKPRSGPADPKTPGERIRAARRALGLTQRELGEKLRTDQTTVSAWELNKPAKLAGPSLVALAKLLQTSPEAILTGKGWALPSAEPGGEGSDRVAESYADDLVHLPPSRASEGQAIWIPREAPGDFEEMKATLILAKLKKALAEKRPVWVIVGQ
- the nrfH gene encoding cytochrome c nitrite reductase small subunit, producing the protein MSGKRRLILLSVLASVFAGVFLGSGAYTFVSANGTSYLSNNPEVCVNCHIMRTEYDSWRHGSHHAVAVCNDCHLPHSNVVSKLYVKASNGYHHSKAFTLLNFAEPIRIKPGNAQVLEDNCLRCHGELTSEITAHGTLGVPTDPTRKADLYGCVRCHQEVGHGPMG